Genomic DNA from Syntrophobacterales bacterium:
GCCATTTTCGGCCAGGCAGGCCCGAGACACGGTTCTGCCCCTGTGGGCGGCGCCTCCGACTTCCTCCCGTACTTCCTGAGCGCGGAAGACGCGATGTGGAACTGTGTAAGCTGCGAAATGTGGTCAGCATACAAGATGAAAGCAAAGAACCTGATCTCCAAGGCTCTTCCTGTCCTCAAAGACGACAAGGGCGCATGGGTACGGAATCCTCAGGTCATCACCGACACATTCGTGAAAGATGGCGAAATCGTGTACGGCGAGAACAAGGCCGGTCAGGAAGCAAAAGACGCGAGAGCATGGGTAAATGAGAAACTGAAAAACAACGCCTATGATTTCTCACTTCTCGATGGAGAAGTAAACCGCATCAGCTTGATCTTCGCGAATCTGTTCCCGGGCTGCTTGATGAAGTCAATTGACGGCATCCGCCAGAAAAAGAAATTCTTCTGGGATACCATGAAGAACGATCACAGATATTGGCTGGCAACGAACATGATGGGCGAGGCTTACTTAGGCTTTGGTGCTTTCAATACCAAGAAGATGACCGGTATGGACACCATTGATTTTATCAAATATCGTCAGCTCGTCGCAGACGGCGCGCTTGTGGACGACAATTTCATGGCAGCAGTTATGGGTAAACCGCAGAAGTAACAACGAAAAAAGAGAAAGGGGGGATTTGTCCCCCCTTTTTTTATTACTGGTTCCTGGCTCCTGGTCCTCCCGCGGGGTCGCCCGATTCCGCTGGGAACCGGCGCTTGAACCTTATCCGAAGGGAGAATTACTATGGCTTACAATTTTATAACTTACGAAAAAAAAGATAAAACGGCCCGCGTTACCCTGAATATGCCGCCCTCCAACTGGATCACCATTTCCATGATGAATGAGATTAACGATGTGATCATCAATGCAAAGAAGGACCCGTCCCTGCAGCTCCTGATTTTTGACCATGCGGGAGACAAGGCGTTCTGTGACGGTGTTGATGTGGCGGACCATACGCCGGATAAAGTAGGCGACATGATTGAGGCTTTCCACAGGATGTTCCGGCTTATGGCTGAACTTGATTGCACCACCGTGGCGGTAGTAAACGGCCGGTCCCTGGGCGGAGGGTGCGAACTGATGGCATATTGCGACATCGTGATCGCATCAGAGAAATCGAGAATAGGCCAGCCTGAAATCGCGGTAGGTGTATTCCCTCCCGTGGCAGCGGCGTGGTTCCCGAAGATCATCGGCCTCAAGAAAACATATGAACTCCTCCTTACCGGCAAGATTATAAGTGCCAAGGAAGCAGAGGCGATCGGTCTTGTCAACGTGGTGCTGCCCGTTGAAGGCTTCAAGGAAGGAGTTGATAAGTTCCTGGCAGATTTCCTCAATAAAAGCAGACCCGTTGCCATGTGGACGAGACGGGCAATCAAAGCAGGACTCAATGTCGATTTCCTGGAAGCCCTCAAGGCATCGGAAATGATTTATCTCCACGACTGCATGGCCACCGAGGATGCAAGCGAGGGGATTTCTGCATTCATGAATAAGAGAAAAGCGGTCTGGAAAGACAAGTAAAGAACTGCAATATTCCTCTATGATATATGCACCACAGGAAGAGATTTACAACAGGATAGAGAAACTCAAGGTACTCATGGAAAAGGCCTCTCTGGACGGGGCCTTTTTCCATTATAAGATTGATTATTTCTATCTTTCTGGCACTATGCAGGATTCTCTGCTTTTCGTGCCGCTCAAAGGGGAACCTATCCTTTTCGTAAAAAGGGAGATGTCGAGGGCCGGAAGGGAATCGCCTCTTAGCGAGATGGTCCCCATGCGGTCCGTCAGGGACGTAATTTCCCACATCAAACCCATGAAAAGAGTGGGACTTCAGCTCGACGTGATTCCCTACAACGATGTGGTGAAGTTCAGAGACGTGACGGGCGATGCAAATCTGACCAATGTCTCGCCCCTTGTGAAAGAGTTGAGGAAAATTAAATCGCCCTTTGAAGTGCGCCTCATGGAGAGGGCGGCTGATATACAGAAGAAAGTGTACGGTATTGTTCCCCATGTGCTAAAAGAAGGGATGAGCGAGATCGAAGTGGGAGGTATTCTTGAGGCACATGCAAAGAAACTGGGACACGAAGGACTGCTCCGTGTCCGGTCTTATAACTACGAGGCCTATACCTGGCACATCCTAAGCGGACGTACTGGAACCATCGTGAGCCAGTCGGACTCTCCCATGGGCGGTCTTGGGCTTTCGCCGGCATTTCCCGTGGGAGCGAGCATGAAAAAGATCAGGAAAGGTGAGCCGATACTGATCGATTTTGGTATATGCTATCACGGGTACCAGGTGGACCAGACGCGCATGTATGCCATCGGGTCAATGCCAGATCTCTTTGTGAAAGCCTACGAGGCGTGCCGGGAGATCCATTACCGTGTTCTCGACAAAGCGCTCACCGGGGCGACAAGCAAGGACTTATTCGAGGAGTCGGAAAGGCTTGCCGTCGAGATGGGTTTCGGTGACGCCTACCTGGGTTACAAGCCCCATAAAGTGAGATTCTTGGGTCATGGAATAGGCATTGAATTGGCCGAGTTTCCCTTTATTTCAGCAACACACGATTACCCTATCGTCGAGGGAATGACGTTTGCCATAGAACCGAAAATGGTATTCCCAAAGAAGGGGGCGTGCGGTATAGAGAACACTGTTCTCATGGAAAAGGATGGATACAGGATACTGACTGATATGGATGAGAAAATCGTCATTATATGAGAATCCTGTTTAGCGCTGGCTGTTTTTTTCATATTCCGGCAAGAGATTATCCATTGTTACCGGAAAAGCAGGTTTCAAAGGCTGCGATCTGGTGATCTACGGCCGCTATATTGACAGGGCCAGGGAGTGTCTCAAGATGCTTCCCGCATCCCGTCCAGATATTTGGTGTACACTCCTTTCTGTCAAGATGAAGCCCTGAGGCGATGTGACCGGCAAAAGTTCTTGGAATTTTTTGAGACGAAACGGCTGAAGCGTGTCCATATTAGTGATTACGTCAATTTCAGGAGCTGTTTATTCTATAAAAAGGAGCCGTTGTTGCCCATGGCCATATTCCTTAACGCCATGAGAAAGCTTGACTGTCAGGGATTCATTGCTTTATGAGTTTGTTCTTTAAGAAACTGCCGAAGGCGTGGAAGTAGCTTATCGCCATGTTTTCTTATCAGGTTTCGTTTCTGAAACCGTGTTCATGGAAGGCTTTAGAATGAAAAAGAAGACCGTTTTTGTATGCGAAGGCTGTGGCTATGAGACAGCCAAATGGATGGGGAAATGCCCCAGGTGCGCTGGATGGGACACGTTTAAGGAGCTCAGGGTAGAGAAGGACGAGACTACCGCCCCGGAAAAACCCGTACTTGTCTCCGATGAGGACCTGACGGAGGAACGGGTGGTTCTCGGTATTGAAGAAATGGACAGAGTGCTGGGGGGCGGCCTCACGTGCGGTTCCGCCATCCTTCTCGGAGGCGACCCCGGCATAGGCAAGACGACCCTCTGTTTTGAGATAGCCTCCAGGATGGTCGAGCTGGGTCATGGCGTTCTCTACGTTTCCGGGGAAGAGTCTCTACGTCAGCTCTCCGCGAGACGGAAGAGGCTCATGCTTGGGAAACCGTTCCCCATACTTACCACCAACCGGCTGGAAGACATCCTAAGTGCGTTGAACGAACACAACTATAACCTCGTAATTATAGACTCTATTCAGTCAGTCTACAATTCCGAACTTCCCATGCTTCCAGGAAGCCCTACCCAGATCAGAGACGTATCGTCCAGGCT
This window encodes:
- a CDS encoding enoyl-CoA hydratase/isomerase family protein, with amino-acid sequence MAYNFITYEKKDKTARVTLNMPPSNWITISMMNEINDVIINAKKDPSLQLLIFDHAGDKAFCDGVDVADHTPDKVGDMIEAFHRMFRLMAELDCTTVAVVNGRSLGGGCELMAYCDIVIASEKSRIGQPEIAVGVFPPVAAAWFPKIIGLKKTYELLLTGKIISAKEAEAIGLVNVVLPVEGFKEGVDKFLADFLNKSRPVAMWTRRAIKAGLNVDFLEALKASEMIYLHDCMATEDASEGISAFMNKRKAVWKDK
- a CDS encoding Xaa-Pro peptidase family protein, with the protein product MIYAPQEEIYNRIEKLKVLMEKASLDGAFFHYKIDYFYLSGTMQDSLLFVPLKGEPILFVKREMSRAGRESPLSEMVPMRSVRDVISHIKPMKRVGLQLDVIPYNDVVKFRDVTGDANLTNVSPLVKELRKIKSPFEVRLMERAADIQKKVYGIVPHVLKEGMSEIEVGGILEAHAKKLGHEGLLRVRSYNYEAYTWHILSGRTGTIVSQSDSPMGGLGLSPAFPVGASMKKIRKGEPILIDFGICYHGYQVDQTRMYAIGSMPDLFVKAYEACREIHYRVLDKALTGATSKDLFEESERLAVEMGFGDAYLGYKPHKVRFLGHGIGIELAEFPFISATHDYPIVEGMTFAIEPKMVFPKKGACGIENTVLMEKDGYRILTDMDEKIVII
- the oah gene encoding 6-oxocyclohex-1-ene-1-carbonyl-CoA hydratase translates to MLDWMPREESMKDHSRHGTNHWGTEAPCTVYEKKPLLDAKGNVVPGLYVAWIRLNNPNQYNSYTTEMVKGVIAGFENSSTDRSVVSVVFTGTGPNAFCTGGNTKEYSEYYSMRPEEYGSYMELFNNMVDSILMCKKPVICRVNGMRVAGGQEIGLACDIAVSSDLAIFGQAGPRHGSAPVGGASDFLPYFLSAEDAMWNCVSCEMWSAYKMKAKNLISKALPVLKDDKGAWVRNPQVITDTFVKDGEIVYGENKAGQEAKDARAWVNEKLKNNAYDFSLLDGEVNRISLIFANLFPGCLMKSIDGIRQKKKFFWDTMKNDHRYWLATNMMGEAYLGFGAFNTKKMTGMDTIDFIKYRQLVADGALVDDNFMAAVMGKPQK